Below is a genomic region from Amyelois transitella isolate CPQ chromosome Z, ilAmyTran1.1, whole genome shotgun sequence.
acacacGATTATTTGATATACTACAGTTGTTCTTGACTGAAAGCTTATATCAGAAAAGAGTTTACGCTCGAGAAACATTTTGCAATCCAATTTATTTCGATGGCAACACCGTCGTGCACTTGTGAATTTCTGAGAATGTACGTACTTACAAACAATGTTATCTTCGACAATATACTTATGTAGTTTCGAATTCAAATTCCATGGTTAACTATATCTgttagaattaaaatatacttacaatagCTGGTAAAGTTTTAGTTAATTAAAGATTTCTTTACCtatttagtaatttaatttatatattttataatagatttctTAGATTTTGCGCGGTGATTCGTATCCGtaggaatttccagaaaaagtaACCATGTTTTTCCTcaagatatacatatgtcaAATTGCTCCAAATTACGTCAgaatagttaattattttttaggccaatttttaattagtttttgagccccatatactattttttcatttctttcttcATTTCTTTCATTGTTCAAATTCACGTTGACGAAACTGCAGGTTAAAGCTATACCTATAATACACTCAGACAACAGCACGAATTAATTTCAGTTTGGCCACTATTTCAGCGACATAAGGGCCTATGTAGTAATTGAAATCACTAGGCGGGATACACAATAGCTATAATCGGATTACGTTCTATTACTGCAGTTAGTGGCTGCCCATAATAAATGCATCTGGAAGGTGTACCTATAAGTGAATAATTCAATCCAATGATAACCCTTAATGCACATTTGGTGTAATCCAAATCACATTACATCTACAttgaatatcaatatttttttttacattatattttgttgttcACACCTGTAAGAAAAATCGTCCAGTACTTTTCGAGTTTATCGCGaactgacagacagacagccgCGGCGGACGTAGtggtttactttttttaaagtaataatttttaaatagaataactacatatttaagacatccatgggaaagagacggagtgatcctattctttttaataatggggccgggcgggaaccacacggcaaagcttgggataggcttataaaattgggattcttcttttaggcgatgggctaccagccagtcactatttaaatctccaTTAACTTCATTaggtcatacagctgaacgtgacttttCAATCTTTGAAATCTTTTGCCTCTGTCAAAAGTTGcgtatttatctcttacgaggtagacaaaaCCAATAGTATGCAACATTTCATGCATTCTTCGGCGGACTCGAAGCTCATAGCGAACGAAAGTACGCTATGATGGCTGACAGAATCAAAAACCAGTTACTCCGTACTTAGTAGGTGGCGCGATTATTAAATTACCTGCACGCTATCGAGCGAAAACCTTTCAATTCCATATAGGTAGTGTAAGTTTTCATACGAATACGTATGACGGGTCGTTGGTTCAAGTGGCAACATGGAATTTAAGAATTGTCACTGGAAacgacaaacatacatatattacgtGTTTTTCATTTACCGGGTAGACATAGCTAATTAAGAATTACACAGCCATTCCGAAGACGAAGCGCGATTCAGATAAATTACGTGTTTTTCATttaccgggtagacagagccaatcgAGAATTACACCGCCTTCGCCATTCGAAGACGAAGCGCGATTCAGGTTGCtagttgctagctcatcgcataaaaaaaaaactctaatttttaataagctCTACATATGTTTAACTCTATGTCAAAAATCGAAACATAAATTTCctttgtgaattttttttttcgattcagggtgtaaattttaaaataagatgtAAATTTTTCGAATGATAAATTTGGAGTCGGCAATGAGGCATCCAGTCaacgaaaattttatatcgaCGAGAAGCGTTTGTTCTGCTAATGacatattgataaataaaatattcgctGTGGGTACCTCACATAAGTATGTGAACTTAATTGGCCAGGTGTCGTTATTGACAACTTTCAAGAACATCATTTAGCttcatgaatatttatatttcgcCATTTTTATAAGTTCGCCGTACCTACACTCGCGGCGCGACATAGTATAATTTATAGAAGATATTTCTCGCTTTGCTCATTATTATCATCTATATAGGAAGATCTTGTGTGTAATGTgttaattattaacatttaatacCACGAGTTATAGGTAGATGCAATAAAATGCGACTTattaacaatatacatacatataatcacgtgtacgTCTTGCGGGCTAGATagagtcttggaaagacttaAACGCCAATTACTAACTACTACATACTTACAACATTAACGgattaactataaaaaatgGATTTTGGTGACTACTTATGCTTttggacaaaaaaaatttacagagTCTAGCAAAACagcgttaaataaaaaaaatatattaaaagggACACATGAGAAGGTATTTTAGCTACCAGACGCTTTCTGGCTAGCCCAGGGTCAAATTAGGGTGTGaatctatcattgagccaaatagctgaaagtggcctatcagtcttttcaaaactgttggctctgtctaccccgcaagggatatagacttgattatgcACCAAACTAATATTTGAAAGTATAACTCTGTACAAATGGATTGCTTCCTGGTTGTCAGTCTATCTGCTCTGAGTTTTGGATGAGCGCTTTCTTTTTGTCAATCAGTCATCGTCATCACCTGGTGAAGATATTGATGTTAAGCGGTTGAAGCCGCGGGTAAATACTAGTTGGTTATAACTTGGGTACAGTTCCGCATAAACGCACAGACAGGTttcttacttaaataattaattattcataaataaaatcgctagtgattaatttaaatcattctTTACAAATTCACTGCAAGCGTGTTAGAttcattaacattttattaatctcTCAATATgttcttattaaataaacacattcACAAATAGGTTAGGTACTAACTAAACTAAAAATGCACTTTTTGTTTCATGAGTTAGTGATCTACGTTCTTgtgaaaatttaatgtaaaagtGAATAATACAAGAcgtcaaaaataacaaaaacgttctgtttttagttatttattttacttaatatattaaatttaaaccttATACGACGGAGCGAGAGTCGTGGTGCCGCCAGAGAAAATCGTCAACTTGAACGGGCTGTTTCTGTCTGAATTGAATTTGTATGAAGGAAGTGAGCGCTTTGTAGGGTTTAGATAAAGATCGAATACTGATTGCGTCGGCTTTGAAGGTTCGAATCTTGACGATTTAAGTGGCAATCCCGTGGTAGGTGGTGGTGTGGTCCGGGCTTTTGTTGTCCATATTCTCGTTGTTAACGATGGAGTGTTTTGTGAAGATTGTTTCCGAAATGATAAGTAGTCAAATGGTGATCTTGTCGGAAGTGGCGATAAGGAAGACCTTTGAGAGTTTAATGTTGTTGAATGCTCAGGGAAGTTAGTTAGAGCTCTTGTAGTCCGTGGATAGGAAGTTGTCGTTGGGAACGCTTGCCTATATGTAGTCGAAGTTAGTAAACTCCGTGATAAAGGTGGCAGAATAGGTTTAGAATAAGGCAACTTAGAAGTAATTTCGTATCTCGACACCCCAAAGTCTTTTTTAAAGCCAGATCGCACTAAATCTTTCGCGTCCTGTGGGATTCTGTTTCGGAATTGATTGGTTTCGATCACTTTCCAAGGCACAAACGGAGGCACAGTGGTAGTTATAATAGTGGCTCCTGTTGTAGTTGTCGTTGCAGGCGATTTAGTGGTTGTACTCGGAAGATTATTAATATTGCTGCTAAATCGAGGAAGTTTTAAATCATCgacgtttttaattttatcatcaatcaGATTTTTTCTTCTACCAGCTTGTTCGAAATCATATTTGAAGTTGTTCCGAAAAATATCGCTGACCGCTAAAAATGCTGGCTTTTGGAAATCACTGTAGTAATTATTTTGAGGTACCCGAGCGTTCGGACTGAGAGTGCGCTCGGCGGTCGCATTCCTCTCGTAAAGTTCGATAATTTTCGGTTTGTGTTGACTTTTAGCGGCGAAATTCTTCGGAAAGCTATCGCATTCAGCTAGATACTTCtttgtgttttgtttacaATGCTGCGGGTAGACTACCCAGGCCAGGAACCCGTCGCCCTGCAGCCGCGTGTGCTCCTCGTGGATTTGCAGGGAGCACTGAATGTCGTCTTTGATGTCGTCATCCCTGAAGGCGGAGCAGGGAACGCCGCAAGCCTTGCCGGGGCCGCACCAGAACAGTTCGCTGATCTGGAAGATGCCGTGATCCCCACTGCCGTAGTTCTGGGCCGCGGTGTCGAGGCGGGACTCGTGGAAAGCGATGCACACCCAAGTCGCTATGTGGTCCCGATTAACGCCGTGTTCTTGGAGTTCGCGCGCCAACTCGCAGTTGTCGAAAACCCGCGCGCTCGCGATCGTGAGGCAGGCGGCCCACCACGCGACATGTATCATACTTGCGTTTGAGCAAAAACAGCTCGCgtatactattatattttacgcGATTGCCTCCCGCCGCGCGGCGAGGCGGCTATGCCGTGCCCGTATTAACGGTACTTCATATGCATTCAGATAAAGGGTTGATTGGCTGTTAGTGGGGCAGTTGGTTTGTTAGGACATGTTAGATTGTATAGATAGATGCCGGTGTCGGTGACAGTCGGCCAGTTCACCTTGGGGTCGCGTCATCGACGCATCAATACCGGCGCGCATGTCCACTTTGCATAACAAACTTTGATTTGATtggtattttgataaatttcgAGACAAATcaattttgcattttatacCTAAAATAACACACAAATCTACCACATATGCAAATtataacattgtttttttgttgtttgtttattatacgAGTTGTATTGGTTACAATCTGATATGGAGATCTGATTGAAAgataagcaaaataaaattaaaaataacctatTGACTTTAGTACCGTCACTTACTGCTGAGATgttatatagttaaaaaaaaaacaaaaaatatttcgcaCCTACCTAGTCAAAAATATGcttggttaaaaaaattagtaatttttttttcaccgaTTAAGTTTATCTCATAAATCATGTAATTTGCAGCCCTGCCAAGTAAATACAAAGCGGTCTTCCGCCATAGGTCAATAGGTGAGCCGATGGCCTCAGATCAAACTGTTTAGTGACCATTGATATCCGACCTCTATAGgcgtcaaaaataattaagtgaatttgatttttaataactaataattaGTGCCTTAATTAACGTCAACAGATTCTTCGGTCTGCAAACTCAAAATTTCACCCTCgcttcaattttaattattagttaCTCTTTATTACTGGGATAAATGTGTCGCATAACTTCAAACTTGGATAAATCCATcttcaaagatttttaagattttggtatcgttaaaaagaaaaaaacacaagCTTTGAATCTATTTTGTCAGTTGTGTATAAATCCGGATAGTTTGTGAGAAATTAAGAGTCAAAGTCATATCATTTTATGAAAACCAGATACATCCACTgtccattttttttcaaatgatgGTATATCCATGACGACCAATCAACGCATTGCTTTTATCCAATATGTCCGACAGTTGACGTAAAGTTTACGACTTTTAACAACTTGCGCTTccgtgttttattatttattttgggtaATTACTTCGTTTCCATGgataattctattaaaattttgtcacCCAGTAATGCCCGTAAACGGCCTAATATAAAAACTCGCCGTAAGAAAGAGGAAAGAGCGAAAATTCGGTAAATTTGTAATACGTATGCAAGCGTTATTTGAAATGTTCAGACAGCGCTAGTGATGTGGCTAGCCATTATCGACTCAATTATCTACAGTTACTATTGTTATTCTACTATTACAGAATAATTTGGATGTGACGAAATATGTAACAAGTTTTGTTTAACATACGACCTCTCCGATCTTTTAGTAGGTATACAGGACTATCGGTATAAGTTATTGTCCAGAGAATTGCTGAAAACTCACTTTGGACAAGATTCGGCTTCGTTGCCGCAGttaaactattataaaaatatgctcAACAGTGAAAATGTGATAGG
It encodes:
- the LOC132904001 gene encoding uncharacterized protein LOC132904001 — translated: MIHVAWWAACLTIASARVFDNCELARELQEHGVNRDHIATWVCIAFHESRLDTAAQNYGSGDHGIFQISELFWCGPGKACGVPCSAFRDDDIKDDIQCSLQIHEEHTRLQGDGFLAWVVYPQHCKQNTKKYLAECDSFPKNFAAKSQHKPKIIELYERNATAERTLSPNARVPQNNYYSDFQKPAFLAVSDIFRNNFKYDFEQAGRRKNLIDDKIKNVDDLKLPRFSSNINNLPSTTTKSPATTTTTGATIITTTVPPFVPWKVIETNQFRNRIPQDAKDLVRSGFKKDFGVSRYEITSKLPYSKPILPPLSRSLLTSTTYRQAFPTTTSYPRTTRALTNFPEHSTTLNSQRSSLSPLPTRSPFDYLSFRKQSSQNTPSLTTRIWTTKARTTPPPTTGLPLKSSRFEPSKPTQSVFDLYLNPTKRSLPSYKFNSDRNSPFKLTIFSGGTTTLAPSYKV